Proteins from one Shewanella pealeana ATCC 700345 genomic window:
- a CDS encoding ABC transporter permease, which translates to MSFLQLIWAEIKAVLADKTIVITVFGGVLFYSILYPLPYLNQVPTEQQVVVIDHDHSSLSRQLIRDANASPKIEVIALLGSIDEAKRWIETGRAHGLLVIPANFRRDLLLGTGVTLSYGGDASYFLIYSAVVEGLISAGLDVGKDIQRLGLLAKGNNASAVQQSLNVVKLNSIPAFNPSLGYTPYVVPGLFLLILHQTLLIGTGILGASQWKRQGYWRDVSPLKLICGRMAAFMLIYTLLSSYYVGYCYYWYDVSLQASLGQVGLLMLPFLLATSAAGIAFSSLFTRRDLPTQVLLLVSMPILFVSGFVWPLALIPDVVVAISQVVPAVPAIMAMLELNQMGASWQSIMPQWLQLWAMVAIYFGLAYWGVSKRLKADSLINGSS; encoded by the coding sequence ATGAGCTTCTTACAACTTATATGGGCCGAGATAAAAGCCGTTCTAGCAGATAAAACCATCGTCATCACTGTGTTTGGTGGCGTGTTGTTCTATTCGATCCTTTATCCATTGCCATACCTAAATCAAGTGCCTACCGAGCAGCAAGTGGTGGTGATCGATCATGACCATTCGTCATTAAGTCGTCAGCTTATTCGTGATGCTAATGCTAGCCCTAAAATTGAGGTCATAGCCCTGCTAGGGTCAATCGATGAGGCAAAGCGCTGGATAGAAACCGGACGCGCTCATGGCTTGTTGGTGATCCCTGCTAATTTCAGGCGAGATCTATTACTAGGTACAGGCGTGACGCTAAGCTATGGCGGCGATGCCAGCTACTTCTTGATCTACTCTGCGGTTGTTGAAGGGCTTATCTCGGCAGGTTTAGATGTAGGTAAGGATATTCAGCGTTTAGGCTTATTAGCCAAGGGGAACAATGCGAGCGCAGTACAGCAGAGCCTCAATGTGGTTAAACTCAATAGCATCCCCGCTTTTAACCCCAGTTTAGGTTATACCCCCTATGTGGTGCCGGGTTTATTCCTACTAATTTTGCACCAGACTTTACTGATTGGCACTGGAATATTAGGTGCAAGCCAATGGAAGCGGCAGGGCTATTGGCGTGACGTTAGCCCGCTTAAGCTAATATGCGGGCGTATGGCGGCCTTTATGCTGATCTACACTCTGCTTAGCAGTTATTACGTGGGCTATTGTTATTATTGGTATGACGTTAGCCTACAAGCTTCTCTAGGTCAGGTTGGGTTGCTGATGTTGCCTTTCTTGCTTGCGACCAGCGCTGCGGGGATAGCCTTTAGTAGCTTGTTTACCCGCCGCGATCTGCCAACTCAGGTTTTACTGCTGGTCTCTATGCCTATTCTGTTCGTGTCTGGTTTTGTGTGGCCATTAGCGCTTATTCCTGACGTCGTGGTCGCCATTTCACAAGTGGTACCAGCGGTCCCTGCTATTATGGCGATGTTAGAGCTTAATCAAATGGGGGCCTCGTGGCAGAGCATTATGCCGCAGTGGTTGCAATTATGGGCGATGGTAGCTATTTACTTTGGCTTAGCCTATTGGGGCGTAAGCAAGCGGCTTAAAGCCGACAGCTTAATTAACGGCTCATCTTGA
- a CDS encoding HlyD family secretion protein — MRTNRILAAVAFIVLIGALVYGLILAYSPKPQLLQGQIEAREYNISSKVPGRVEEVLVRRGDKVNEGDLLYAIYSPELKAKLMQAEGGRDAALAMQQEADNGARKQQIAASKEQWLKAQAAAKLARTTFDRVEVLFNEGVLARQKRDEAFTQWQAAKYTEQAALAMYQMADEGARVETKAAAAGNARMAEGAVNEVSAILADSQMRSPKTGEISEVLLQAGELAPSGFPVVSLIDMNDAWAVFQVREDQLKKFKQGDVLKLTIPALEREVEFTVSHIGVMGEFATWRATESGHDFDMRTFEVELRPNETIKDLRVGMSILFTL, encoded by the coding sequence ATGCGTACTAATCGCATCTTGGCAGCAGTGGCATTCATCGTTTTAATTGGCGCTTTGGTATATGGATTAATCTTGGCTTATTCACCTAAGCCACAATTGCTGCAGGGGCAGATCGAGGCGCGTGAGTACAACATCTCCTCAAAAGTTCCTGGTCGAGTCGAAGAGGTTTTGGTTCGTCGCGGCGACAAGGTTAATGAAGGCGATCTGCTATATGCCATCTATAGCCCAGAACTTAAAGCTAAATTGATGCAGGCAGAAGGCGGCCGTGATGCGGCGCTGGCAATGCAGCAGGAAGCGGATAATGGTGCACGTAAGCAGCAGATAGCCGCCTCTAAAGAGCAATGGTTAAAAGCGCAGGCGGCGGCTAAGTTAGCACGCACCACCTTCGATCGCGTCGAAGTGCTATTTAATGAAGGCGTGCTAGCAAGACAGAAGCGTGATGAAGCCTTTACTCAGTGGCAAGCGGCTAAGTATACCGAGCAAGCTGCACTGGCCATGTATCAGATGGCAGATGAAGGCGCACGAGTGGAAACCAAGGCTGCAGCCGCCGGAAATGCGCGTATGGCCGAAGGTGCCGTTAACGAAGTCTCTGCCATTCTTGCCGATAGTCAAATGCGCTCACCTAAAACTGGTGAGATCAGCGAGGTACTGCTGCAGGCTGGCGAATTAGCACCAAGTGGCTTCCCGGTAGTCAGCTTAATCGATATGAATGATGCTTGGGCGGTATTCCAAGTGCGCGAGGATCAGCTTAAAAAGTTCAAGCAAGGCGATGTACTTAAGTTGACTATCCCTGCACTCGAGCGAGAAGTGGAGTTCACTGTGAGTCATATTGGCGTCATGGGTGAGTTTGCCACCTGGCGTGCCACAGAGAGCGGTCATGACTTCGATATGCGTACCTTCGAAGTTGAGCTGCGTCCCAATGAGACGATCAAAGATCTAAGAGTCGGCATGTCGATACTGTTCACCCTTTAG
- a CDS encoding TolC family protein has translation MKRSLCALLLVLPLTAQAKTMAFDQAWQQLVNVSDKLQAGAQEVNRAAAERDAGEDMNLPSINLTGSYTRLEKPIELDLRDLNPLASLDPASLPPALGGALAGIPGSMFVTPFTEQDIFRSSLQAMWPIYTGGKISAAQGIHEAHVAEKEQELKLTSRDLFVQLVDRYYAVAVTEALTQTQSELVDSLTLHASQAEKLEQQGQIAKVERLNAQVALENARVSYGSAKRQSEMAMIALSRMLHEREVDTTSPLFMLHSAPSLPQLTQLTLNQHPALKLLEAKEAQAQGLVDVEKGSYLPTVFLYGNYTLYEDDSLFSQMEPDWMLGVGVTVPLLSRDGRGGKVEAAKSALLQARYTKAQTQQDLSLLLDQSYRQLLQAQEEVVSLNTSMSLALENKRLRDIAFKQGLSTSIEKVDAELKLNAVATRQLGAQYRYVQAYARLMAISGQLDEFIGRSIKQGDTNAY, from the coding sequence ATGAAACGTTCGTTGTGTGCTCTTTTGCTAGTCTTGCCGTTAACAGCCCAGGCTAAAACCATGGCCTTCGATCAGGCTTGGCAGCAGCTGGTTAATGTCAGTGATAAATTGCAAGCGGGGGCTCAAGAGGTCAATCGCGCAGCGGCCGAACGAGATGCGGGTGAGGATATGAACCTGCCCTCAATTAACCTCACTGGTAGCTATACACGTTTAGAAAAGCCGATAGAATTAGATCTGCGGGATCTTAATCCGCTTGCCTCCCTCGATCCTGCTAGCTTACCGCCAGCCCTCGGTGGCGCCCTCGCCGGGATCCCGGGTTCAATGTTTGTCACTCCCTTTACCGAGCAAGATATCTTTCGCTCAAGCCTACAGGCTATGTGGCCTATTTACACAGGTGGTAAAATTTCTGCAGCCCAAGGGATCCACGAGGCCCATGTTGCCGAGAAAGAGCAAGAGCTTAAGCTAACAAGCCGCGATCTATTTGTGCAGTTGGTTGACAGATATTATGCCGTGGCAGTGACTGAGGCGCTAACACAAACCCAATCTGAGCTGGTGGACTCGCTCACGTTACACGCATCTCAAGCCGAAAAGCTGGAACAGCAAGGTCAAATAGCCAAGGTTGAGCGACTCAACGCTCAAGTCGCACTGGAAAATGCCCGCGTCAGTTATGGCAGTGCTAAACGCCAGTCTGAAATGGCGATGATCGCTCTGTCTAGAATGCTGCATGAGCGAGAGGTCGATACCACTTCGCCGTTATTTATGTTGCATAGTGCGCCTTCATTACCGCAATTGACGCAACTCACTCTTAATCAACATCCTGCATTGAAGTTGCTCGAGGCTAAAGAAGCGCAGGCTCAAGGCTTGGTTGATGTCGAGAAAGGCAGCTATTTACCGACGGTTTTTCTATACGGTAATTACACCCTCTATGAAGATGACAGCCTATTTTCCCAGATGGAACCGGACTGGATGTTAGGAGTGGGAGTTACTGTGCCACTACTGAGCCGTGATGGGCGTGGTGGTAAGGTGGAAGCGGCAAAGAGCGCGTTGTTGCAGGCTAGATATACTAAGGCGCAGACCCAACAAGATCTGAGCTTATTGTTGGATCAGAGTTATCGCCAGCTGTTGCAGGCGCAAGAAGAGGTGGTGTCGCTAAACACATCCATGAGCCTAGCCCTAGAGAATAAGCGACTTCGAGATATCGCCTTTAAGCAGGGCCTGTCGACCTCAATCGAAAAGGTGGATGCAGAGCTTAAGCTTAACGCGGTCGCCACCCGGCAGCTTGGGGCGCAATATCGATATGTACAAGCATACGCAAGACTGATGGCAATAAGCGGTCAGCTTGATGAATTTATAGGTAGAAGTATTAAGCAAGGGGACACCAATGCGTACTAA
- a CDS encoding ABC transporter permease, giving the protein MIKALKRELAALLDDPWQLALISYIPLISIIALWLLFSAGLPRQLPVAVVDLDNSQTSRALARQLQANPVTKPISYTGIPSAEAAMKQGEVYALLVLPYGLKRDLLTAKTPIIDIRYNSQFLLVGKLLSSQLQLSMADGLKPLGELKLLAAGVPMQRVAVNLSPVNSQTTALFNSNTNYVGFLVPPVLIALLQLVAMMVFANSLNRELRWNTTKQWYALGLWKVVAAKVLFYTPLVLLHGGFMLALIYLYLGLPIAGSIAVLLIAQTLMFLAVWLMVLTIFFALKDSARVISFCTAMFAPAFAFMGVTFPVHEMPVLAQWWRVIMPTSHYIETHIAVVSYGQGLIASLPQMASYWGFLLLLIPITILAKKGFAETEDTELITLAKEQ; this is encoded by the coding sequence TTGATTAAAGCGCTCAAGAGAGAGCTAGCTGCGCTGTTGGATGATCCATGGCAGCTGGCGCTAATAAGCTATATTCCGCTAATCAGCATCATTGCTCTTTGGTTACTTTTTAGTGCGGGGCTACCTAGGCAGTTACCCGTTGCTGTGGTTGATTTAGATAACAGTCAGACCAGCCGAGCATTAGCGCGGCAGCTGCAAGCCAATCCGGTGACTAAGCCAATTAGTTATACTGGGATCCCGAGTGCCGAGGCGGCGATGAAGCAAGGCGAAGTTTACGCCTTGCTGGTGTTGCCTTATGGACTCAAGCGTGATCTGCTGACGGCTAAAACCCCCATTATCGATATTCGCTATAACAGCCAATTTCTATTGGTCGGTAAGTTATTATCGAGCCAGTTACAGTTAAGTATGGCCGATGGTCTCAAACCGCTAGGTGAGCTTAAACTACTCGCGGCTGGTGTACCTATGCAAAGAGTTGCGGTGAACTTAAGTCCAGTTAATAGTCAAACCACCGCGCTGTTTAACAGTAATACTAACTACGTTGGCTTTTTAGTACCGCCGGTGTTGATTGCACTGCTGCAGTTGGTGGCCATGATGGTGTTTGCTAACAGTCTTAATCGCGAGTTACGCTGGAATACGACTAAGCAGTGGTATGCCCTCGGATTGTGGAAAGTGGTAGCGGCTAAGGTGCTATTTTACACGCCGCTAGTATTACTACATGGGGGCTTTATGTTAGCGCTTATTTACCTGTATTTGGGACTGCCTATTGCTGGCAGTATTGCGGTGTTATTGATAGCGCAAACCCTGATGTTTCTAGCGGTTTGGCTGATGGTGCTGACCATCTTCTTCGCCTTAAAAGACAGTGCTAGAGTCATTAGTTTCTGCACCGCGATGTTTGCCCCAGCCTTCGCTTTTATGGGGGTGACTTTCCCGGTCCATGAGATGCCAGTCCTTGCTCAGTGGTGGCGAGTTATCATGCCGACTAGCCACTATATTGAAACTCATATTGCTGTGGTGAGTTATGGCCAAGGCTTGATCGCAAGTCTGCCGCAGATGGCTAGTTACTGGGGATTTCTGTTGCTGCTCATTCCTATCACTATTTTGGCTAAAAAGGGCTTTGCTGAGACTGAAGACACTGAGCTCATCACATTGGCAAAGGAGCAATAA
- the pmbA gene encoding metalloprotease PmbA produces MSSHSIDIELDSLTDAVSMALEYAKTLGTSGAEVAISKQQGLSVSTRMKEVETVEFNKDGALGITVFRDGCKGSSSTSDLSPAAIQQAVKAANDIARFTSADPYNGLADKSLMATEFPELDLYHPQEISPEELTHLAVLAEEAALDTDPRVKTSDGASANAHSSVKVYGNSHGFLNGFCSSRYSLSCVAIGEHEGGMQRDYDYTISRKFSEMVAPEIIGKKAAEKTAGRLGGRKIATTQLPVLFSPEIATGLIGHLVGAISGGSLYRKSSFLLDAIDTQVFPDWFSIHEDPLLVGALASSAYDSEGVATQARDIIDNGRLATYLLTSYSARKLGLTNTGHAGGIYNWTLSTTGQTFDQLVKEMGTGLIVTEVMGQGVNTVTGDYSRGAAGFYVENGVILYPVEEITIAGNLKDMFQNILGVAKDRDLRSSIRTGGILMDKMKIAGN; encoded by the coding sequence GTGTCTTCACATAGCATTGATATTGAATTGGATTCCTTGACTGATGCCGTTTCGATGGCGCTGGAATATGCAAAAACATTAGGCACTTCTGGTGCAGAAGTTGCGATTAGTAAGCAGCAAGGCCTGTCAGTTTCGACTCGTATGAAAGAAGTTGAAACTGTTGAGTTTAATAAAGATGGCGCCTTAGGTATTACTGTCTTTAGAGATGGCTGCAAAGGCAGTTCATCTACGTCTGATTTGAGCCCCGCTGCCATTCAGCAAGCGGTAAAGGCAGCCAATGATATTGCACGCTTTACTTCTGCAGATCCATATAATGGCTTGGCTGATAAGTCTTTGATGGCGACCGAGTTCCCAGAGCTTGACCTGTATCATCCACAAGAGATCTCTCCTGAAGAGTTGACGCACCTAGCAGTGCTTGCCGAAGAGGCTGCGCTAGACACCGACCCGCGTGTAAAAACTTCAGATGGTGCCAGTGCCAACGCCCATTCAAGCGTTAAGGTTTATGGTAATAGCCATGGTTTCCTCAATGGTTTTTGCAGCTCTCGCTACAGCTTAAGCTGTGTGGCGATTGGTGAGCATGAAGGCGGTATGCAGCGTGACTATGACTACACGATTTCACGTAAGTTTAGCGAAATGGTTGCGCCAGAGATCATAGGTAAGAAAGCGGCAGAGAAAACCGCGGGTCGATTAGGTGGGCGTAAAATTGCTACCACACAACTACCTGTGTTGTTTTCTCCTGAGATCGCCACAGGCCTAATTGGGCATTTAGTTGGCGCTATTAGCGGTGGCAGTCTGTACCGTAAGTCGAGTTTCCTTCTCGATGCTATCGACACTCAAGTCTTCCCTGATTGGTTCAGTATTCATGAAGATCCATTACTTGTCGGTGCATTGGCAAGCTCAGCATATGACAGTGAAGGTGTTGCGACTCAGGCGCGAGATATCATCGATAATGGTCGCTTAGCGACGTATCTGTTAACCAGTTACTCGGCGCGCAAGCTTGGCTTGACCAATACTGGCCATGCAGGAGGGATCTACAACTGGACCCTATCCACTACGGGCCAAACCTTCGACCAATTGGTTAAAGAGATGGGTACCGGGCTTATTGTTACCGAAGTTATGGGCCAAGGCGTGAATACGGTCACGGGTGATTACTCTCGCGGCGCAGCAGGCTTCTACGTCGAAAACGGCGTGATCTTGTACCCAGTAGAAGAGATCACTATCGCTGGTAATCTTAAGGATATGTTCCAGAATATCCTTGGGGTGGCTAAAGATCGTGACCTACGTTCATCGATCCGCACTGGCGGGATCTTAATGGATAAGATGAAGATCGCCGGTAATTAG
- a CDS encoding Ig-like domain-containing protein — protein MRPPSKLACLPLSLFCLSLLGGCNGSSDDNGDTDNGGTYALSLSYKTVENGVCAEPTNSQEFAANSSFCAVAHLKQGNSDRSGQLISFSTTIGELSVGNKLTNSNGQAEIIVSNPSGIADAGKLTASFNEGENSANASKNFEFTSATAPSEPKFSLNSAIINGTAVVTQFKADETVQLQAQFLDEQGQGIAGKMASFTAGSASLNPSSALTKENGIAQVSYTPSDSELGAANFSVTLDDNGKTYQSSGLYEVLAKDAVSDDGIIVIGHFSTDGSHFTENELATTLPLEADKYTVSAGGTFGVTADLATKNDDGSYTRLQTPTSVSFSSSCVSSNSASIDSPVTTLSGTASSTFQNTSCSGNSERNDQIIASVVAGNQTLTAELDFSLASQTLANLSFISAEPTSIRIKGAGGTNSSKSSLITFKVADANGQPIAQQDVDFSLDTSVGGIKFANGDTNTSNTSNSAGLVSTTVLSGTVPTPVRVLASATANGESVTTQSEQLTINTGLPQQLGFSLSSSLYNPEADNYDGEKATITAYASDSFGNPAPDDTTINFTAEGGQIHSNCVTVNGTCSVEWTSADPRVPDHRITVLAYALGHETFFDTNGNNVFDDADGGAITDACLNKDTGLPTPCTGNGMDIETYHPQGFSDLGDAFRDDNEDGKWDAKGINPAEPYFNTASKGEYQAADKAFNGPQCEGSKCGLVEEQANKTYIRKALVMTMSGSTAYFEIRQGNADKPFYSDISGTELANLTAIPAGTSSVFHVRFFDSANQIMPAQTTLTTTASQGELDTSPFTVPNRNDRGGSVTSFTLTNDIDPTSVGELAKSSSVSIDVKTPKSVESGIGFTVELSGT, from the coding sequence ATGCGCCCGCCCTCAAAACTGGCTTGCCTCCCCCTATCTTTATTCTGTCTTTCTTTACTCGGTGGCTGTAATGGCTCGTCGGATGATAATGGTGATACCGACAACGGCGGCACCTACGCTCTCTCATTAAGCTATAAAACCGTTGAAAATGGTGTTTGTGCCGAGCCAACAAATTCACAGGAATTTGCTGCCAACAGCAGTTTTTGCGCCGTCGCTCATTTAAAGCAAGGCAATAGCGATCGTAGCGGTCAGCTCATCTCTTTCTCGACAACTATTGGCGAGCTATCTGTCGGCAACAAACTTACCAATTCTAATGGCCAAGCCGAAATCATCGTCAGTAATCCTTCAGGCATCGCTGATGCTGGAAAATTAACGGCTAGCTTCAACGAGGGTGAAAACAGTGCTAATGCCAGTAAGAATTTTGAGTTTACCTCGGCAACGGCACCATCGGAGCCTAAGTTCAGCTTAAATAGTGCCATCATCAACGGCACAGCCGTTGTTACTCAATTCAAAGCAGATGAAACCGTACAACTACAAGCTCAGTTCTTAGATGAGCAGGGCCAAGGTATAGCAGGTAAGATGGCGAGCTTCACCGCGGGTAGTGCAAGCTTAAACCCGAGCTCAGCACTGACCAAAGAAAACGGTATCGCTCAGGTCAGCTACACACCTAGTGACAGTGAGCTAGGCGCGGCTAACTTCTCAGTGACCTTAGATGATAATGGCAAAACCTACCAAAGCTCAGGTCTCTATGAAGTGCTAGCAAAAGATGCCGTCAGTGACGATGGCATTATCGTTATCGGTCATTTCTCTACAGACGGTTCTCACTTCACCGAAAATGAACTAGCGACAACCTTACCTTTAGAGGCTGATAAGTACACCGTCAGTGCCGGCGGTACTTTCGGTGTGACCGCCGATTTAGCCACTAAAAATGATGATGGCAGCTACACCCGTTTACAAACCCCAACCAGCGTAAGTTTCAGCTCTAGCTGTGTATCAAGCAATAGCGCCAGCATAGACTCACCAGTGACTACACTGTCGGGTACAGCTAGCTCAACTTTCCAAAACACTAGCTGCAGTGGCAATAGTGAGCGAAATGACCAAATCATTGCATCAGTCGTTGCAGGTAACCAAACCCTAACCGCAGAACTTGATTTTTCACTCGCAAGCCAGACCTTAGCCAACTTAAGCTTTATCTCGGCGGAACCAACATCGATTCGTATCAAAGGCGCTGGCGGCACGAATTCAAGTAAATCGTCCCTAATCACCTTTAAGGTTGCCGATGCCAACGGCCAACCGATTGCCCAGCAAGATGTTGATTTCTCGCTCGACACCAGTGTCGGCGGTATTAAATTTGCCAATGGCGACACTAATACTAGCAACACCAGCAACTCAGCAGGTCTTGTAAGTACAACCGTGCTTTCAGGTACAGTACCAACGCCAGTGCGAGTGTTAGCTAGCGCAACCGCTAATGGCGAGTCGGTTACCACTCAATCTGAGCAACTCACTATCAATACAGGCTTGCCACAGCAGTTAGGCTTTAGTTTATCTAGCAGCTTATATAACCCAGAAGCGGATAATTATGATGGTGAAAAGGCCACAATAACAGCATATGCATCAGACAGCTTTGGCAATCCAGCACCCGATGACACTACCATTAACTTTACCGCCGAAGGCGGGCAAATCCATTCAAACTGTGTCACTGTTAACGGTACTTGTAGCGTTGAATGGACTTCTGCAGACCCACGTGTACCAGATCATCGAATCACAGTACTTGCTTATGCTCTGGGACATGAAACTTTCTTCGATACTAACGGTAATAACGTGTTTGATGATGCCGATGGTGGCGCGATTACAGATGCTTGTTTAAATAAAGATACAGGCCTTCCAACTCCATGCACGGGTAATGGTATGGATATTGAGACATACCATCCTCAAGGCTTTAGTGATTTAGGTGACGCCTTCCGTGATGATAATGAAGATGGGAAATGGGATGCTAAAGGTATCAATCCAGCTGAACCCTATTTTAACACTGCATCAAAAGGCGAATACCAAGCTGCCGACAAAGCATTCAACGGCCCGCAGTGTGAAGGCAGCAAGTGTGGCTTAGTTGAAGAGCAAGCCAACAAAACCTATATTCGCAAAGCATTAGTTATGACAATGTCGGGCTCTACGGCCTATTTTGAAATACGCCAAGGCAATGCTGACAAGCCTTTCTACAGCGATATTTCAGGTACGGAATTAGCCAATTTAACAGCAATCCCTGCAGGGACCTCATCTGTTTTTCATGTACGCTTCTTCGATAGCGCTAATCAAATCATGCCTGCACAGACCACGCTAACCACGACAGCAAGCCAAGGTGAGCTTGATACATCGCCGTTTACAGTACCTAATCGCAATGATAGAGGCGGCTCAGTAACAAGCTTTACCCTCACCAATGATATCGATCCTACAAGCGTTGGCGAGCTAGCTAAAAGCAGCTCGGTATCTATTGATGTTAAAACCCCAAAGTCAGTCGAATCAGGCATTGGCTTTACGGTTGAGCTAAGCGGCACCTAA
- a CDS encoding alpha/beta fold hydrolase encodes MQKLKIIFVVTLMILTVGCANFRHLAKEVDMLNRVYVEYRVTIQSQHETESFVFVQLQSLDADTIDGYEVVIGNQQITVTGDTNSQYLFTFNDTNNDLRFQVGEAFSINLLAEDTSKPLLLRLSNTQDNYPKALVDTPLNNLLNVNFSPAKIGEQADLDAPQFDREMAELGMWKPITHLKQGNSGVFFIDDFDTSKIPVLFIHGMNGTARDFAPLIAKLDRQKYQVWVMNYPSGLSIELLANGLNSLIKIIDYRYDVKTFHLVAHSMGGLVTQAYLDLCRNQLGCDDIASFTSISTPFGGVESAQSGVDYAPVVMPAWRNLAPESDFIATLFTDKFADKHAGDNDSNRPAHQLVFGYKVSGIINKKSSDGVISLDSQLRDKAQQQAERVYGLNEDHVSILSNDNLANALHQFWLKTEKQHLTKHDGL; translated from the coding sequence ATGCAGAAACTAAAAATAATTTTCGTGGTGACCTTGATGATACTCACTGTAGGCTGCGCCAACTTTCGACATCTAGCGAAAGAAGTCGATATGCTCAACCGTGTCTATGTCGAATACCGAGTCACAATCCAGTCGCAGCATGAGACTGAATCTTTTGTTTTCGTGCAACTGCAAAGCCTAGACGCCGACACAATTGATGGTTATGAAGTCGTGATCGGCAATCAGCAAATTACCGTAACGGGCGACACTAACAGCCAATACCTGTTTACGTTTAACGACACCAATAACGATCTGCGCTTTCAAGTCGGTGAAGCATTCTCAATTAACCTTTTAGCCGAAGACACCAGTAAACCTCTGCTTCTGCGCCTCAGTAATACTCAAGACAACTACCCGAAAGCCTTAGTCGATACTCCTTTGAACAACTTGCTAAATGTGAATTTCAGTCCAGCCAAGATAGGTGAACAGGCCGATTTAGATGCGCCACAATTTGATAGAGAAATGGCAGAACTGGGCATGTGGAAACCCATAACCCACCTGAAACAAGGTAACAGCGGCGTGTTCTTTATCGATGATTTCGATACAAGCAAGATTCCAGTGCTGTTCATTCATGGCATGAACGGTACCGCACGAGATTTTGCACCACTTATCGCCAAGCTAGACAGGCAAAAATATCAAGTTTGGGTCATGAACTACCCTAGCGGTTTGTCTATCGAACTATTGGCAAACGGGCTCAATAGCCTGATAAAAATAATCGATTATCGCTATGACGTTAAGACCTTTCACTTAGTCGCGCACAGCATGGGCGGACTCGTCACTCAGGCCTACTTAGATCTGTGCCGCAATCAGCTTGGCTGTGATGATATCGCCAGCTTTACCTCAATATCGACGCCATTTGGCGGTGTCGAGTCGGCGCAAAGCGGTGTGGATTACGCCCCCGTAGTGATGCCCGCATGGCGTAACCTAGCACCAGAAAGTGATTTTATTGCCACGCTATTTACAGACAAATTTGCAGACAAGCATGCAGGCGATAACGACTCAAACCGTCCTGCACACCAACTTGTGTTCGGCTATAAAGTCAGTGGCATTATTAATAAGAAGAGCAGCGACGGAGTGATAAGCCTTGATAGCCAACTAAGAGACAAGGCGCAACAGCAAGCCGAACGTGTTTATGGTTTAAATGAAGACCACGTCAGTATTTTGAGTAACGACAATCTAGCAAACGCCCTGCATCAATTTTGGTTAAAGACTGAAAAGCAACACCTGACTAAGCATGACGGCTTATAG
- the yjgA gene encoding ribosome biogenesis factor YjgA yields MKIVGDSEHFHQPYDKDENYESRADAKREIAIYQEYGNRLVALSKTQVQKLNLDETLYDNVLKAKTIKINTEAHRRHIQYIGKLMRYVDLEELEVAIKNVLNQNSNESARTNVADKTRDQLLAEGDSAVQALIEQHPEFDRQKLRQYIRQTKKELTKNPDIEASKTAKELSKYLRNEIKD; encoded by the coding sequence ATGAAGATTGTCGGTGACTCAGAACACTTCCACCAGCCCTATGATAAAGATGAGAACTACGAAAGTAGAGCGGACGCTAAACGCGAAATCGCCATCTATCAAGAATATGGCAATAGATTAGTTGCACTTAGTAAGACCCAGGTACAGAAGCTAAATCTTGATGAAACGCTTTATGATAATGTTTTGAAAGCTAAAACTATCAAAATTAATACCGAAGCGCACCGTCGTCACATTCAGTACATTGGTAAACTAATGCGTTATGTCGATCTCGAAGAGTTAGAGGTCGCGATTAAGAACGTGCTGAACCAAAACAGCAACGAAAGTGCTAGAACCAATGTGGCTGACAAGACACGTGATCAGCTGTTAGCTGAAGGTGATTCTGCAGTACAGGCCTTAATTGAGCAGCACCCTGAATTTGATAGACAGAAACTTCGTCAGTATATTCGTCAGACAAAAAAAGAGCTAACGAAAAACCCTGATATTGAAGCATCAAAGACAGCTAAAGAATTAAGTAAATATTTACGTAACGAGATCAAAGATTAA